Genomic segment of Verrucomicrobiia bacterium:
ATCGCCACCCCGCCCCATTGGCATGCCCTGATTTCCATCATGGCCATGGAGGCCGGCAAGGATGTCATGTGCGAAAAACCCATGACCCGCTTCATCGCCGAGGGCCGCGCCGTGGCCAACGCCGCCAAACGCTACGGCCGCATCTTCCAGATCGGCACCTTCGGCCGCTTCGCCGCCGCCCAAAATCCCCGCGATGTCCTCACCCGCAAAATCATGAAAAGCGGCCTGCTCAAGGAATGCAAAGCCGTGTACCTCAAGGCCGGCGGCCTGAAAGTCAAGGAATGGAGCGGCATCGTCAACGCCAAACCCCAGCCCGTGCCCCCCTGGCTGGACTGGGATATGTACGTCGGCCCCTCCCCCATGAAACCCTATCATCCCCACCGTTTCGGCGGCACCCATCGCGGTTATTGGGACTACGAAGGCGGCGGCCTGGGCGACATGGGCCAGCACGCCATGGACCCCGTGACCTGGACCTACGGCGTGGACGACACCGCCCCCGTCGAAATCGAAGCCCTCGCGCCCCCCGCCCATCCCGAAGTCTGCGGCATGTGGGGTTGGGTGGAACTGAAATATGCCAATGGCTTCACCATCGTCCTGGTCAGCGGCGAATGGGGCCCCGATTATGACCGCCTCAAAGCCCGCCCCGTCCGGCTGGAGGACCTCGATGAAGCCAGCCAGCAGAAACTCAAACAAATGCCCGACCCCGAGCCGCTCATTGATTTCACCCAGGCGGTCAAAACCCGCCAACAACCGGGGGGCAATGCCGAAGCCGCCCATCGCACCGTCTGCATCATGCACCTGGCCAACATCGCCATTCGCGTCGGCCGCAAAATCCGCTTCGACCCCGTCAAGGAGGAAATCATCGGCGATGAAGAAGCCAACCGCCTCGTCAACCCCCCCATGCGCCCCCCCTGGCACCTGTAAAAAAAGCAACCTGTTCACTCTCAACTTCCGGAGGCTTTATGGCAGACACGACCCTCGACGTAAAAGCGCTGGTGGAGCAAATGCCCGAAGTGGACAAACCCGGCACCCCCAGCAAATTCACCGGCCCGGCCTGGAGCGACGCCGAGCCGGTCTATCAAAAATTACTCACTGCGGGCGATGCCGCCCTCAAAGAATTGCTGGCGCTGGTCAAAGACCCCGCCGATCCCGCCTTCCAGAACTACAAGGCCGAGTACGTCCTCCATGGCCTGGTGGTTTATGTCGGCCGGGCGGACCAGGCAAAAAATCGGGAGCGCCTCGCCCAACTCCTGGCTGGCGCCATGAATGATGCCTCCCTGCACAAGGCCACCCGCGGGCTGTTCATCCGCGAATTGCAATGGATCGCCGGCCCGCCCCAGGTGAACGACCTGGCCAAATTGGCGGGCGACGAAGAACTGGGCCTTTACGCCCTGGCCTGCCTCGAGACCCTCGGCAAACCAGCCCTCTCCGCCCTCGTCCGCTGCCTGGCCCAGCTCAAAGGCCGCCCACTGGTGGGCGTCATTCAAGCCCTCGGACGCTGGGAAGCCCGGGAGGCTGCTGCCACCCTGCGCCGCCTCCTGTTGCACGCCGACCGCGATGTGCGGCTGGCGGCCGGCTGGGCTTTGGCGCGGCTGGGCGACGCCGCCGATGCCCAGCGTTTGCTCCTCCTCGCTGACAAGGGCGACGATTGGGAAAAACCCCAAATGACCAAGGCCTGCCTCCTCCTGGCCGAAAAGCTCACCGCCACCGGCAAAATCCGCGACGCCATCAAAATCTACCAACATCTTCAGCGCACCCGCACCCACCCCAAAGAACGCTACCTCAAGGAGGCCGCGGAAAAGGCGCTGGCCGCGCTGAATGTGGCGCTCTGAGATGCCTTAGCGCGCCGGCGGCCGCCATCTCTGGCGATAATACGCGTGGCGCTCCATCACGGACTCCACATAGTCACGGGTGGACGGAAAACCAATCTGTTGCACAAACGCCGCGCTGTTGGTGGCCGCCGCGCCGCTGATCCATTTCAATACGTTGGCCCGCCCCGCATTGTAATCGGCCAGGGCATACGGCAGCGGGTTATCCGTCCGCGTGTAGCGCGCCAACAACCGCCGCAAATACCACGCGCCGCATTCAATATTCTTCTGCGGCTCATACAGCTCCGTATGCAACAACAGCAGCCGGTTCTCCGCCTTGGCCCAGTCTCGTGCCGTGGGCTCCATGATCTGCATCAAGCCAATCTCGCCGCGCCGGCCGCGGGCCTTCGCATCAAAGCGGCTCTCCCGCCAGATCACCGCTTTGATCAACGCCGGTTCCACCCCATACTTGACCGCCGCCGCCGCGATGAGGGAGTCATAGGCGTTTTCCCGCCCCGCCCGCCAGCGCTCAAAAAGCCAGAGCAGGCCGCCCACAGCGATGATCACCACCAACCATTTTTGCCATCGGCTTAAACGCACGCCGCCACACTGCCAGATCCGGCCACGCCGCGCACGCCTATTTCCTTGGCCCTCCGCCCACCCGCCCCCCCGGCAATGCACCTCCCCGCGCCGCAAACACGCCGCCCCCCGGAAGAAATGGCGTTGGATAATGAATTGCGCGATATTAGTCTTCCGTCACAATGATGTTTGTTTTTTATGAGTGAACCGTCAAAGCAAAGCGCCACCGCCGGACGGCGTGGCCTGAAACTCCTGGCAATCCTGGCCGGCGGATTGGCCCTCATCCTCGTCGCCGCCTACCTCCTGCTCACCAGCGGCTGGTTTTTCAAAAGCGTCCTCCTCCCCAAAGCAGGCGCAGCCATGCAGGCCAGGCTCTCCGCCGACGACGCCACCGTGTCCCCCTTCAGCGGCATCGTCCTGAGCGGCTTCAAGATGGAAACCACCGGCGCCGCGCCGTTGCTGGCCGTCAAGCAACTCTCCTTGCGCTACTCCAGTCTGTCCGATTTGCTCAAGGGCAGGATTTATCTGGATGAAATCACCCTGGACGGCCTGGAGGTGCGCTTGGTCGAAGACGCCGATGGCCGCAACAACTGGAGCCGCCTGATCCAACCTTCTGACGCACCCACCCAGGCCCCCACCTCTTCCGCCCCCCCCGACCTCTTGATCAAAAAACTGGTGCTGTCCAACACCCTCCTGGCCTACCAGCAACGGCATCCGACCAATGCCCAATCCGTGGAAATCAGCGGCTTGAATTTGACCCTGGAAAATGTGGGCAATCGCCAAACCGCCGCCCTCCGCCTCGCCACCCTGCTGAAATGGCACCAGCAGGATGGCTCCCAAACCCAGTCGCTGGCCTGTCCGCTCTCCGTCGAGGGAACCCTGACCCTGGATGATAAACTCCTGCCGACCGCCAGCCAGGGCCGTCTGAAACTCGAAATCAACCAAGCCACAGGCATGCTGGCCGAAACCCGCGCCCTGGCCGGACAACTGGATTGGGACTGGACCCCCACCGAAATTAAACAAGGAACTCTCGCATTTACCCGCAGCAATCAACCCCTCGCCGCCCTGCATGTCCGCGGCCCCTTCCAGCCCGCCCGCGGTGAGGGCAAACTCCAGTTTGAATTGGATCGCGTCGGCGGCCAGGTCCTCAATCTCGCCGTGGCCATGACCGGCTACTCCATCCCCCATGCCTCCCTCTCAGCCCGGGGTGAAATCGAGCTGGCCGAACAGGCCCAAACCATCAGGGCCGCCGGCACCTTGGATGCCGCCCAGCTCAGTCTCGCCCAGCGGGGCAACGCCACGCCCCCAGCCGATTTGCGCCTGCGCTTTGCCGTCGAAGTGCAGCGCGCCAATGCATGGGCCAACCTCCGGGAACTGGCCCTCACCGCCACCTTGAGCAATCGGCCCCTCGTCCACGCCACCCTGACGCGCCCCATGCAGGTAAGCTGGGGCAAAACCCAGGGCCTGCCGGAAGAATCCGAATTCCTCCTCACCGTGGACAACCTCAATCTGGCCGACTGGCGGGCCTTGCTGCCCGACCTGGACCTCGGCGGGCAGGTGGATTTGCGGGCGCTGGTGCAATCCCGCAACGCCGGACAAACCCTCGCCCTCGATGCCCGCGGCGGCATCCGCAATCTGCGCCTCAAGCTGGATACCAACCTCTTCACCGCCGCCGAAATCCAGGCCGAGGCCCGCACCCTCACCACCCAATTCCAACGCACCGACCTGGCGCACCTGGCTCTCCGTTATCTGGAAGGCCGGGAAAAGATCTTCACCGCCACCGCCACCGGCCACGTGGATCATGTCCGCCAGGATTTCCATCTCAAGCTGGACACCGAGGCAGCCCTGCCCCGGCTCCTCGCCCAAGCAGGCCTCACCAACGCCCACCTCTCCTCCGGCAATCTGCAATTCTCAGGCGAAGTCACCCAGCACAATCACGCCCCCACCAATGCCCCCGCTCCACTGCTCTCGCAATCCATTGTCAGCCAATGGCGGCTGCAAAACCTGAGCGGGAAGTATGAGGATTTCGTGCTCGATCGCCTGAGCGCCGAGGTGGACAGCCATCTGGTGCTCAGCAACGACTGGGTCCTGATCCGCCGGCTGCAGGCGCGTTCGTCCCAGGCCGGCCAACCGGCCGGTTTCCTCGAAATGTCCGGCCAACATCATTTGACTCGCACCAACGGCCAGCTCTCGCTGCAACTCTCCAATGTCAACGAGCGCCTCTTCCAATCAGCCGCAGCCCTCCTGGGCTCCAATCGCCTGGAATCTGCCCGCCTGAATGCCGCCCTGGTGATGGCCTACGCCCCCGGCCAATGGTCCGCCCATGGCAGCCTGCAATTGACCAACTGCCTGCTCACCGACCCCGCCGGCACCTGGCCGCGGGAGCCTTTGACAGCCGAGCTCCAGTTGGATGTGAGTCAGCGCGCCGCCCTGCTGGAGGCCCGGCGCGTGCACGCCCATTTCCAGTTCAATCAGCGCGATGCCGGCACGGTGGAACTCGCCGGCCAGTGGGACGCTTCACGCACCAATGCCCAATTCAAGGCCCGCGTCCGGGGGCTGAATGAAAATGCCCTCCGACCTTGGCTCGCCCGGGCCCTCGCCCCGGCCACCCTCGAAAGCATCTCCATGGAGGCCGAGGCGGAAGGCCGCTATCAGCCCGGCGCCCCAACCTACCTGTCCGCCTCCGCGCAAGTGAGCCGGTTGTCTTGGCGCGACGCAGCCGGCCAGCGCCCGCCGGAGCCTCTGGCCCTCGGTCTGATGCTGGACGCCGCCTCACCGCTGGCCAACCGTCTGGAGCTCCGCACTGCCAGCCTCCAACTGGCCCCCACCGCCCGTGCCACCAATCGCGTCGAAATCAAGGGACAAATCGCTCTGGCCAACCTCTCCGCCATTACCGGCCGCCTCGACATCGCCTCCGAAGGGTTGGACTGGACCCCGTACCATCGGCTCTACAAGGCCCTCGCGCAAACCAATGCCACCCCGCCGGCTTCGCCCTCCACCGTCCAGGTGGAAGCGCCTCCCACGACACTCCCGCTAACCAATTTCCTTATCACCGCCCGCGCCTCGCACTTTTATCTCGAAGAATTGGCGGCCAGCAATTTCACAGCCTGGGTGCGCGTGGATGGCCCCCGCCTGAGCCTCAGCAATTGGACCGCCACCCTCAACGGCGCGCCAGCCCGCGGACGTGTGGATTTGAATCTGGCTGTCCCCGGCTATCAATATGACCTGGACCTCCAGCTCCAACGGCTCCCCCTGGCCCCGCTGGCAGCCTCCTTCCTGACCCCCTCCCCCGACCCCTGGCAGGGCGACCTTTCCCTGGCCCTGGCCCTCAAAGGCAAGGGCAGCACCGGCCCCAATCTGCGGCAACACCTCAGCGGCCACTTCCACTTGGAGGTCACCAACGCCGCCTTGCGCATCAAACAGTTGCTCACCCCCCCACGCGGGGCCACCACCACGCCCTCCCAGCAATTCCTCCGTGTCCTCGTCGGCATCCTGGACCCCCTGCTCAATGCCGTGGGCACCGCCGTGGGCGTGCCCAACCTCATCGCTCAACCCTTCACCACCTCACGCCTGCAAATGGAAATCGGCCAGGGCGCCATCGAGCTGCGGGACTTTACCCTGGCCAATTCCACCATCATCGTCGGCTCCCGCGGCCGCATCCCCATGGCCGATGTGCTCACTGCCAGCCCCCTGGATTTGCCGGTGGAGATCTCCCTTTCCGTCCCGCTGGCCCAACGGCTGCAAATCGTCAGCGCCGCGCCGGGAGCCAGTCATGTGAAATTGCCTGATTTCGTGGCGGTGCGCGGCACGCTGGATAACCCCCAAACACGGCTCAACACCAAGGCCATCACCGGCACCGCCCTCCAACGCGTGGGCAAGGAAGTCGGCGGCGAGGCCGGCGCGCTGCTCCAGGGCGTGGGCAACCTCCTGGGTGGCGGAACCAAAGCGGTCACCAACGCCCCGCCGCCGCCCACCCAGCCCAAGCCCACCCCACCCAACACCAACGCCCCGATCAACAACCTGATCAACGATTTATTCCGCCCCAAACCCAAGCCGTAGGCCCCCCCAAAACGCCCCGCATCTCTAGTTGCCTTTGGCTTGCCAGCGGATTTTTACCGCCACATCCCGGCGGAACTCGGGCACTCTCAATTGCAACCGGCCCCCTTGGGAGGCCACCGTGCTCTCCTGCAGGGGCTGGCCTTCGCGGGTATTGAACCATTGCACCTGGCAGGCCCCGGCAGCCATGTCCGGCACCTCCAATACCGCATCTCTCACCACCGGCGCCTCCTGCTTCTCCATCGCCAGCCTCCACCACGTCGCCTGTGGATGCCAAATCCAAAAATAGGCCATGCCCTCCCCTTTCTGGCCAAACGCCTTGAGCGGCGGAGTGATGCTCACCTGCACCGGTTTGAGTTGCGCCTGCGTAAAAGGTATGTCCCGCACAAAACGCGCCACCGGCTCATAAACCGCATAGGCATTCCGCCGATGCACGTCATCCCAGTACCAATGGCATACCGTGCTCCCATACCCCAGCGCCAGCGTCAGCCACAGCCCATTGTGCAGGTGCACCCATTCCTTGTCCTGCTCCAATTCCGGCGCCCGCTGCCAGTTGGCATCGGTGATGCCGTACTCGGCAAAAAACAACGGCCGCTCCTTCAACCGGGCGCGGTTGATTTCATACTGCGCAAGAATGCTGGCCACTTCATCCTTCCAAATCTCGCCGGAAGGCGGGCGCAGGTAATGATGCTGATTGGCAGCGTCCAAATCCGGATGCGCGTAATCCTTCGAGGGGGAATGCCACGTGCTGTTCACCCGCAAATGCCGATACACATCCACCGTGTCCAAATAACGCCCCAGTTCCGTGTAAAATGCCTCCGTCGGCAGCCCGGGATCCATCTCATTAAAATATTCCCACGCCGCCACGTGCGTGGAATACCCCCACCGCGCCACCGCATAACGCAGCAGCCGCCGCGCATAATCAGTGGCCGTCCGGTATCCCCGCCCCCCGGCCTGCCGTAAAAGGTGCATGTAATGATCGCGCGTGAACAAAACAATCTGCAGATGCACCCCGCTTTGCTCGGCCGTTTCCAACACGCGATCCAGATAAAAACAGTCCCGCTCATTGTAAACCCCCATCACCGGCCGGTTGGGATCGGCTTCCTCCAGCAGCTCCGGCCCGCCCCCCGCCTCCTGCAACGAAAAATCACGCATCCACACCGTGCCACCCCGGGGCAGGCGAAAAACCACCGGCGGCAGGGCCGCCCAATTCAGGTTGGTAAACGTCATGCTCCACGGCGTCCATTGCCGGCGCGGCGGCAGCGTCTGGCTGCCGGCCAGCTCAAAACTCACCTCGCTTTGCCCCTCCGCCCGATAAGCCAGGCGCAGAGTGTAGGCGGTCTGGGCGCGCAACACCACCGGCTGCGAAGGATTCATCGTCAGCGTGGCCCCCGCCTCCCCGCTCAACTTCACACACAGCCGGTTGGCGTGATAGCCCGCGGCATCCGGGCTGATCACCAGCGGAGGATTCCAGCTCCAGGACCGGCCCCACGCGCTCTTGCGTGCCTCGATCCCCAGCCCCCAATCCTCCGCACAGGCCCACACCCGCGCAAAATTACCGCCCGCCGCCCCAAATCGCCGCAGCATCTCCCCCTGCAGACCCACATCCTTGATGAAGGCAATGTTCTGGCCCACCGCAAAAAATGGCCTGCCATCCGTATATTCCAGGTAGCGATAATCATGAGCGGATACCCGCAAAAAACCCGGCCGATTGGACGGACGGGATTCAAACGTGAACTCCTCCGATGCCACGCTGCCGGCGCGATCCGTAACCAGCGCCCACGCCCGATAGCGCCCCACCTCGGCGGGCGCAAATCGCACCTTCCATACTGGCTTGCCCGCCGGATACCATGCTTCACCCTCCCCTTGCCGGCCGGCGCGCGTCAATCGTTCAAACGGTTGATAAATAAACCCCGGCAGTGTCAGGCGATCCCCCGACGGCGTGACCATCTCCAGCCGCACATCCACCTCCACGGGATCATGCGGATTGTCCGCCACCGCCTGAAAGGGAAAGGTGAACTCAATCTTCTCAAAGCGCCCCACCACCGGCTGCGAGACCTCAACACTCAGGCGTCTGCCGGGCGGCGCGGAATCGGCCGCCGGGAGATACCAGGGGCTTGCGCCCAAACACCAACCCACCAAAATCGTCAGGGAGCGCTTCATGGCCACAGCATGACACGCCCTCTTGGCCAGGCAAGCGTGCATTCCCGAAGTCTCAATAAAATGGGTTGACGCGGCGGCGCATTTTCCTTTTGCTGCGCGGGTTGGTACATGCAAACAACCGCTGCATCCGCAAACGCCATGTCCGGCCCCTCCTGGGAGGCCGTCAAAAACACTTTTCAACAGTTTGTGGTGCCCAGTTATGGGCGTTTCGAGCTTTGCCTGACCCGCGGCCAGGGCGCCTGGGTGTGGGACATCGCCGGACGCCGTTATCTCGACCTGGGCGCCGGCATCGCCGTTTGCAGCCTCGGCCATGCCCATCCCGAGCTGGCGGAAGCCCTGGCCGCCCAGGCCCGCGCCCTGGTGCACGTCTCCAACCTCTATTACCACCCCTGGCAGGGCGCGCTCGCCGCACGCCTGGCAGGCTTGATCGCTCCCGGCAAGCTCTTCTTTGCCAACAGCGGCGCCGAAGCCAACGAGGGCCTCTTCAAATTGGCCCGGCGGTTCGGCCACGAGGAGGGCCGCTTCGAAATCATCACCGCCCTCAACTCCTTCCACGGCCGCACCCTCGCCGGCATTGCCGCCACCGGCCAGGACAAAGTGAAAAAAGGCTTCGGGCCCTCAGTGCCCGGTTTTCGCCACGTGCCCTTCAACGATTTGCAGGCCGTGGAAAACGCCCTCTCCCCCGCCACCGTGGCCGTGTTAATTGAAGGCGTCCAGGGCGAAGGCGGCATCACCCCCGCCACCCCGGATTACCTCCTGGGCCTGCGCCGCCTCTGCGATGAACACCGCTTGCTTCTCATGATGGACGGCGTCCAGTGCGGCTACTTCCGCACCGGACGCTTCCAGAGTTTTCAACGTATCTTGGAAGGCGTGGCCGGCGGAGAAACTTTCCTGCCCGATGCGATCTCCATGGCCAAATCCCTGGCAGGCGGCATCCCCATGGGCGCCTTCTGGGTGCGCCAGCCCTATGCCGACCTCCTGGGACCAGGCAGCCACGCCACCACCTTCGGAGGCACCCCCCTGGCCTGCGCCGCCGCGCTGAAAGTTTTGGACATCGTGGAACGGGATCACCTGGCGGACAACGCCCGCGCAACCGGCGACTGGATGAAACAGGAGTTGGAAAAACTGGCAGCCCGATTTCCGCAATGGCTCAAGTCCGTCCGTGGCCTCGGGTTTATGCTCGGCTTTGAACTGGCCGACAAAGCCGACATCCCCGCCTTTGCCGCCACCGACAAACCGGCTTCCCTCCAAATGGTCCAGCGCCTGCACGAAGCCGGCGTCCTCACCATCCCCTCCGGCAATCAAGTCATCCGCCTCCTGCCTCCGTTAACGCTCACCCGCGCCGAAGCCGCCGAGGGCATTGCTCGCATAGCCGAAGTATTCGAAAAGCTTGGTTGACGCTCCGCCGGCCCTCACCGTTCTTCCGGCCGCTCCAACTGGATGCGCGCGCTCCAGGCCTCCGCATCCTTGAGTCGCTGTCGCAGGAATTCCCGCAGCTCCGCCGTTTCTGCCGTCAGCACAAAAAAAGGGGCCTCCGGATCATCCGGGCTGACCCGCCATTGATGCCGCAACGCCTTGGGGTTCTTTTTTAACCATTCCTTGACCCACTCGTAATCCAGCGCTTGCAGCGTTAACTTGCCCTCCTCCAGCTTGACCCGCAGCACCATGTGGGAAGGAATCGGCGGCGGCAAGACTTCTCCCGTAGTGCCACCCGTCAAATCCAATAACCATTGCTCCTCAAGTTTGAATAGATGCCCCCACATCTTCGATGCTTTGCCCTCAGCCGAATAGGTCACCAGGTAGGCTTTGGCTTCATGCTCGGACGGCTCAAACCGCCAATGCTGCCCCTCCCCCTGCCATCGCCCCAACAGGGCAGGCTCGAAAAATACCTCTTTCTCCTCATAAAAGGGATTCACCGAAATAACAAAACACCCCGTGACCAGAAAAAGCACCAAACCCAAAACTAAACCCGCAACTTTCCCTCCCCCAGGGCGTGCCTTGGCATTCATAACCACAAACTCAGGGCGCTTTTTTCTCTGCCGGCGCTTCCTCCAGCTTGGCCGTCACCCGCCGCCGCATAATCACATCATCCTCATCCATCCAAACAACCTCAAAGCCTTTGGCCGCCATGATGTTGATTGCCCCGGTGATATACCACATCCGCTCATCGGCCTTGTCCGGCCGGCGACGACCGCCAAAGGGGATCACCCGCTGCGTGGAGCCATCAGGCCATACAATCGTTGTCTGGTCCCCCGCAAACCTGAAAAAGCCGTACTCCCATAGCACCACACCTTGAGCCTCCGCACTCTTCGGCGGAGCCTCAGCCGCGCCCACAGTAAAATAAAGTCCCGTGAACAGAACGATGCCAAGACAGAGTCGCTTCATTGCTTTTTCCATTCCTCGTACGTAAGAATCGGGCGCGGGGGCAACCCGTTTTTCTCCCGTTCCATGTTGATTCGTTCGGCCTCAGTTCGGTAGTCCAGGTAATGTTTCCGATCCTCGCTGTCCATGATGCGATCCACCACACACCCATTGCAGCCAAGCAACAATACCCAAAGAAAAAGCCGGACACTCGCCCACAGTGATTTTAT
This window contains:
- a CDS encoding Gfo/Idh/MocA family oxidoreductase, producing the protein MKKIPLRTSRRHFIKGAVAGLTTVTIIPRHVLGQPGVPPPSETVGGALIGCGGRGPGTFDNLKGLNAVKLAECDVRFKDRADNKRYYTDFRRVLERKDIDVVAIATPPHWHALISIMAMEAGKDVMCEKPMTRFIAEGRAVANAAKRYGRIFQIGTFGRFAAAQNPRDVLTRKIMKSGLLKECKAVYLKAGGLKVKEWSGIVNAKPQPVPPWLDWDMYVGPSPMKPYHPHRFGGTHRGYWDYEGGGLGDMGQHAMDPVTWTYGVDDTAPVEIEALAPPAHPEVCGMWGWVELKYANGFTIVLVSGEWGPDYDRLKARPVRLEDLDEASQQKLKQMPDPEPLIDFTQAVKTRQQPGGNAEAAHRTVCIMHLANIAIRVGRKIRFDPVKEEIIGDEEANRLVNPPMRPPWHL
- a CDS encoding HEAT repeat domain-containing protein; the encoded protein is MADTTLDVKALVEQMPEVDKPGTPSKFTGPAWSDAEPVYQKLLTAGDAALKELLALVKDPADPAFQNYKAEYVLHGLVVYVGRADQAKNRERLAQLLAGAMNDASLHKATRGLFIRELQWIAGPPQVNDLAKLAGDEELGLYALACLETLGKPALSALVRCLAQLKGRPLVGVIQALGRWEAREAAATLRRLLLHADRDVRLAAGWALARLGDAADAQRLLLLADKGDDWEKPQMTKACLLLAEKLTATGKIRDAIKIYQHLQRTRTHPKERYLKEAAEKALAALNVAL
- a CDS encoding lytic transglycosylase domain-containing protein, whose amino-acid sequence is MRLSRWQKWLVVIIAVGGLLWLFERWRAGRENAYDSLIAAAAVKYGVEPALIKAVIWRESRFDAKARGRRGEIGLMQIMEPTARDWAKAENRLLLLHTELYEPQKNIECGAWYLRRLLARYTRTDNPLPYALADYNAGRANVLKWISGAAATNSAAFVQQIGFPSTRDYVESVMERHAYYRQRWRPPAR
- a CDS encoding AsmA family protein — its product is MSEPSKQSATAGRRGLKLLAILAGGLALILVAAYLLLTSGWFFKSVLLPKAGAAMQARLSADDATVSPFSGIVLSGFKMETTGAAPLLAVKQLSLRYSSLSDLLKGRIYLDEITLDGLEVRLVEDADGRNNWSRLIQPSDAPTQAPTSSAPPDLLIKKLVLSNTLLAYQQRHPTNAQSVEISGLNLTLENVGNRQTAALRLATLLKWHQQDGSQTQSLACPLSVEGTLTLDDKLLPTASQGRLKLEINQATGMLAETRALAGQLDWDWTPTEIKQGTLAFTRSNQPLAALHVRGPFQPARGEGKLQFELDRVGGQVLNLAVAMTGYSIPHASLSARGEIELAEQAQTIRAAGTLDAAQLSLAQRGNATPPADLRLRFAVEVQRANAWANLRELALTATLSNRPLVHATLTRPMQVSWGKTQGLPEESEFLLTVDNLNLADWRALLPDLDLGGQVDLRALVQSRNAGQTLALDARGGIRNLRLKLDTNLFTAAEIQAEARTLTTQFQRTDLAHLALRYLEGREKIFTATATGHVDHVRQDFHLKLDTEAALPRLLAQAGLTNAHLSSGNLQFSGEVTQHNHAPTNAPAPLLSQSIVSQWRLQNLSGKYEDFVLDRLSAEVDSHLVLSNDWVLIRRLQARSSQAGQPAGFLEMSGQHHLTRTNGQLSLQLSNVNERLFQSAAALLGSNRLESARLNAALVMAYAPGQWSAHGSLQLTNCLLTDPAGTWPREPLTAELQLDVSQRAALLEARRVHAHFQFNQRDAGTVELAGQWDASRTNAQFKARVRGLNENALRPWLARALAPATLESISMEAEAEGRYQPGAPTYLSASAQVSRLSWRDAAGQRPPEPLALGLMLDAASPLANRLELRTASLQLAPTARATNRVEIKGQIALANLSAITGRLDIASEGLDWTPYHRLYKALAQTNATPPASPSTVQVEAPPTTLPLTNFLITARASHFYLEELAASNFTAWVRVDGPRLSLSNWTATLNGAPARGRVDLNLAVPGYQYDLDLQLQRLPLAPLAASFLTPSPDPWQGDLSLALALKGKGSTGPNLRQHLSGHFHLEVTNAALRIKQLLTPPRGATTTPSQQFLRVLVGILDPLLNAVGTAVGVPNLIAQPFTTSRLQMEIGQGAIELRDFTLANSTIIVGSRGRIPMADVLTASPLDLPVEISLSVPLAQRLQIVSAAPGASHVKLPDFVAVRGTLDNPQTRLNTKAITGTALQRVGKEVGGEAGALLQGVGNLLGGGTKAVTNAPPPPTQPKPTPPNTNAPINNLINDLFRPKPKP
- a CDS encoding DUF5060 domain-containing protein, whose product is MKRSLTILVGWCLGASPWYLPAADSAPPGRRLSVEVSQPVVGRFEKIEFTFPFQAVADNPHDPVEVDVRLEMVTPSGDRLTLPGFIYQPFERLTRAGRQGEGEAWYPAGKPVWKVRFAPAEVGRYRAWALVTDRAGSVASEEFTFESRPSNRPGFLRVSAHDYRYLEYTDGRPFFAVGQNIAFIKDVGLQGEMLRRFGAAGGNFARVWACAEDWGLGIEARKSAWGRSWSWNPPLVISPDAAGYHANRLCVKLSGEAGATLTMNPSQPVVLRAQTAYTLRLAYRAEGQSEVSFELAGSQTLPPRRQWTPWSMTFTNLNWAALPPVVFRLPRGGTVWMRDFSLQEAGGGPELLEEADPNRPVMGVYNERDCFYLDRVLETAEQSGVHLQIVLFTRDHYMHLLRQAGGRGYRTATDYARRLLRYAVARWGYSTHVAAWEYFNEMDPGLPTEAFYTELGRYLDTVDVYRHLRVNSTWHSPSKDYAHPDLDAANQHHYLRPPSGEIWKDEVASILAQYEINRARLKERPLFFAEYGITDANWQRAPELEQDKEWVHLHNGLWLTLALGYGSTVCHWYWDDVHRRNAYAVYEPVARFVRDIPFTQAQLKPVQVSITPPLKAFGQKGEGMAYFWIWHPQATWWRLAMEKQEAPVVRDAVLEVPDMAAGACQVQWFNTREGQPLQESTVASQGGRLQLRVPEFRRDVAVKIRWQAKGN
- a CDS encoding acetylornithine transaminase, yielding MSGPSWEAVKNTFQQFVVPSYGRFELCLTRGQGAWVWDIAGRRYLDLGAGIAVCSLGHAHPELAEALAAQARALVHVSNLYYHPWQGALAARLAGLIAPGKLFFANSGAEANEGLFKLARRFGHEEGRFEIITALNSFHGRTLAGIAATGQDKVKKGFGPSVPGFRHVPFNDLQAVENALSPATVAVLIEGVQGEGGITPATPDYLLGLRRLCDEHRLLLMMDGVQCGYFRTGRFQSFQRILEGVAGGETFLPDAISMAKSLAGGIPMGAFWVRQPYADLLGPGSHATTFGGTPLACAAALKVLDIVERDHLADNARATGDWMKQELEKLAARFPQWLKSVRGLGFMLGFELADKADIPAFAATDKPASLQMVQRLHEAGVLTIPSGNQVIRLLPPLTLTRAEAAEGIARIAEVFEKLG